A region from the Ammospiza nelsoni isolate bAmmNel1 chromosome 1, bAmmNel1.pri, whole genome shotgun sequence genome encodes:
- the CHRAC1 gene encoding chromatin accessibility complex protein 1 gives MAAARLSGTEHRLVSLPLSRIRVIMKSSPEVSSINQDALFLTAKATELFVQYLATYSYKHGRGKEKNALTYTDLSHTAEECETFQFLADILPKKILASKYLKMLEKEKRDGEVREDDDEAEEEEDEDEAVGDSVGS, from the exons ATGGCGGCGGCGCGGCTGAGCGGCACCGAGCACCGTCTGGTGTCTCTGCCCCTGTCGCGGATCCGTGTCATCATGAAGAGCTCCCCGGAGGTATCCAGCATCAACCAGGACGCGCTGTTCCTCACGGCCAAGGCCACG gaGCTTTTTGTTCAGTATTTGGCTACATACTCCTACAAACAcggcagagggaaggagaagaacGCTCTGACGTACACTGATCTGTCTCATACAGCAGAAGAGTGTGAGACCTTTCAGTTCCTTGCAG ATATCTTGCCAAAGAAGATCCTAGCTAGCAAATACCTAAAAATGCTTGAAAAAGAGAAGCGAGATGGAGAAGTGAGGGAAGACGATGAtgaggctgaggaggaggaggatgaagatgaAGCTGTTGGTGACAGTGTTGGATCTTAA